The stretch of DNA GAATTCTCCACCATAATCACATTCTTAAGCTCCTCTTTAATTTCATCTTCCTCCGCCGTCGCCGTCTCCGCCGCATCTGtaatctcctccttctcctcctcaaCCGCCGTAACCGCCTTCAATTCCAGCTCCTCCACCTCCGGATTCGTCACAACGAAACCGAAATGCGCACCGGTATCCAAATCCTTAACCTCCAACATCCGCGGAGGAGCTTGATGTTGAGTCACACTCAGCTCCTCCTCCGTCTGGATCTtataaccaccaccaccacctccaccgTATACaacaatctcatcttcttcttcttcatgacgGTCATGGTGGCTTCGGTAATACTTTGAAGAAGCAAcgatagtgatgatgattccGTTGGTTACAACGTAGAGATACGGCGGTTTCAGCCACGACAACAAAGAGCTCCATAAGATCGGAGCTTGTGAGACGGAGAAATCAACAGCTACAGGTACAGAGACTTTAAGTAACGTAACAACGGAGGCGACGCCGCTAGAGAGTAGCACCGCCTTGATCGTCATCATCCACGAAACCATTTTTTTCCGATCCGAACTAAAAGCTTTTTTAattactctctcttctctcttttaaaggATTGTGAGTGGTTCGTATGGGTATGTGTGTACGGTACACGCTTCACCATCATTGTTCTCAATTTATATAGGGAGGGAAGTAGCGTATGATTCGATATCCACCGTTAGATTTACGCTAACTTAGATGGACGGTAAGGATTTATGGAGAGTGATGGCGATATGGGTCCGGTTTAATCCActcgattttttttaatttacattatcGTCACATAATTTAACGATGACCATGGAACTAAATTATCTGTTACGTGTAAAAATATGT from Camelina sativa cultivar DH55 chromosome 9, Cs, whole genome shotgun sequence encodes:
- the LOC104714462 gene encoding uncharacterized protein LOC104714462 — translated: MVSWMMTIKAVLLSSGVASVVTLLKVSVPVAVDFSVSQAPILWSSLLSWLKPPYLYVVTNGIIITIVASSKYYRSHHDRHEEEEDEIVVYGGGGGGGYKIQTEEELSVTQHQAPPRMLEVKDLDTGAHFGFVVTNPEVEELELKAVTAVEEEKEEITDAAETATAEEDEIKEELKNVIMVENSDLVESDFVPPPNVNQNRLPPRMIESENLPPTIEKPLVASRIGHRKLMKASQEGGRALRVTKPKKGNETLENTWKMITEEKRKLYRRSDTFGRGDSGGGGGVDGEAKPVYKKSETFRDRTNYYQSLETAKMRKEPSLSQDELNRRVEAFIKKINEEMKLQRMESLRQYKEITSRGV